The Hordeum vulgare subsp. vulgare chromosome 7H, MorexV3_pseudomolecules_assembly, whole genome shotgun sequence DNA window ACACATTGGTCCATCCATGGTGCACGTCCGAATCAGGCAGACACGACCTACGGCACATGAAATCCTCTCGTGATCCCCTCCAACCAGTAGCCAGTTACTAATCCTTTGCTTGGACATGATCTTCTTCATGCTCCCCACGTAGGTCCGTCTCCATGCCTCTCCATCGCTAGCTTAAAAGAGAGCCTtcagccacacacacacacctcccCATCTCAGCCGCGTTATCCATCCATCCAACTGCACCTCGCATCGCATGCACGCAATCTTGATCACTCACTAACTAATTGATCGACCAGCCATGGCGCGCCTTCTCCTCGCCCTCGTCCTCGCGGTGGCCGCCGCCATCAGCCATTCGCTGCCCGCGCGCGCTTCTGCGGCGCCCTCGCCGTCCTACCGGTGCGGGTGGTGCACGGGCCGCTCCACCGCCTACCTCCTCCGTCCTGATGCCGGCGTCATCACTGGCGCCGCGTGCGGATACGGTGACCGGGCGGAGCTCGCTGCCGACGAGGGGTTCCACATTGCGGCCGTCAGCGCTGGATTCTTCCGCGGCGGCCGGGCCTGCGGCGCGTGCTACCAGCTGAGATGCAGGGACCGGAGAGCGTGCTCGGATGCCGGCGCCAAGGTCGTCGTCGTTGCCGACGTGCGCGAGGTGAACAGGACAGCTGCCGGCAGCGTCGGTGGCGGACAGTTCGTGCTCAGCAAGGACGCCTTCGCCGCCTTGACTACTGCTGGTCACAGTGGTCAGCTCGGGAGCTTGGTGGACACGGCCGTCGACGTCGACTTCAGGAGGATACCTTGCGCgtacaagagcaagaacctggcgGTGAGGGTGGAGGAGATGAGCAACAGGGACAAGGGTCACCTCGCCCTCCGCTTCCTCTACCAGGGTGGGCAGACCGACATAGTCGCCGTCGAGGTggcgaaggcggcggctcctgatgCCGCCCAGAGCGCCGCCGCACCGTCGCCGACGAACTGGAAGTACATGACGCGGCGCGAGGGGTCGTCAGGGGTGTGGCGCACATCGCGCGCGCCGGCCGGTCCGCTGCAGCTCCGGCTCGTGGTCACCGCGGGCTCCGGTGGCAAGTGGCTGCGCGCCGATCGGGCGGTGCTCCCCGCGGAGATGCAGCCCGGCGCGGTCTACGACACAGGGCTTCGCGTCACCGACGTCGCCGCGCGTACATGCAGCTGTGCCTCCGCCTCCGGGAACGACGACGAAGAGGACTAGGAGGAGGCCAGTTGACACGCAGATGCGCGCTTCCATCCTTGCTGGATCCGGCCTGCACGCCAGCGGCCTGCCGCCGGGAAGGTCGACGATGCATttatgctgctgctgctgcatgtACACTGCACAGCTGCATGTACATCGACGGCGCGTTCACTCGACGGCACGACGCCGGCAGACGCTGAAAACGGGAAAAGTGAAGAGAAGTGGAGAAAGAGGCATAGCAGCGAAAAGGTCCTCCAAAGAAAGGGATATTTACGATGATGCCCTTGAGATATTCCAACCTGGACCTCTTCATCGCCGTCATCGGCCGAAGCTCCGCCGGAGGAAATGGTGGGTGCTCCATGATTGCGGTTCCAACATGACGGGCGGCCATTGACCACACTAGCAAGTAGCTAGTGCATATTAGTGGGCTATACATACACACGCTTGAGATCATTGTCAATGTGTTCATGCATGCACTACATTAGTGGGTGGGTGAGCTATGGCATTCGGCAACTTGTTGATTCTTCGCGGCCATTGTCTCATCATATGGCAGGTCCAAGTCCAAAAGATACTTCGCGGCcattgttgattcttcttccactGGCTTCTCTGTGGGATTTAGAGATACATATCCCAACTTTGTGGTGTTAATAACAACAATATAAATACCTTTAATAGATTTGACACCCCTAAAAAGACAGATTTGCCAATTTTCAGTCGATTCATAGTTAGTTAAATCTTAGTTGACAGCAAGTATCGTCATTAAACACTAAGATCCGGCAAGATTAATATTTCCTAAGTTATAAAAACAACCTCTACTACAAAAAATTTTACACTAGATGAAGAGTTTTGTTataattgtgaacattttttttgtaattttttgttcctATTGAGACCTTACTCCTCCTGGTGTAAGATGTATTGTCCTAGCGCTTTAATTCAATGCAGTACTAGGTTCTTATGCACCGTTCCCTCGTGAAAAAATAAACAATTCCTTCGAGTATGCATGAGAAAAACATGTAAGATCGACGACAAAGACTTATGGGTCGACTTAGCGCACTCCGGAAATATGTGACCATTCATATCCATAGTAGCCAATTAAATGTTGGGAAATGTTAAAATCTGACGTTAGCCATGGTAAATCAAACGTTTTATGATAAATTATGTTGTTGTGAGTATGAGAATCCTTTTTTAGCAAGCATAGCAAGTCCTGGCAAAAACCTGAACACGGTTTTCCATGCTTCTTAAAGAACATTGCCATCTTCAAGACAACATGAATTACCATATATATGCATGTCAGACATTTGATCTGACATGCTAAAAACTCTAACGTCGATTTGTAGTGAAATGCTAaagatttatttgtgtaattacATGCCAGCAGTCAGCAACTACGGGCGCACACTTGCAGTTTATTACAACAGCCAGCTTGCTAATTTAAGTATGTTGGCCCATCTCTCCGGATTGATACGTACTATTACTATAATCCTGAGACAAAGATGAATAAATATACTGGCATGCATCCTGGAGAACTCGTAGATGTATATGTATATTGGCATACATGCTGTCGAAGACAGCCTTGAAGATAAGCAGGCCAGATCATGGAGATCGGTTTTGTCTCTGTTGTGATCTCCAGCTCCCTTGTGCGAATTATTATTGTCCTGGCCCTGCGCTGGCTAGTAGGAGGTTTTCAGTTCCATGCTCGAgtgcatacatatatatatgcaAGCTCATTCCCACTACTCACAGGAGTTAGTTTATTAGTTTGAAATGTGAAGATATTTGATTCTCATAGCGCCTCTTCTTGTTTAATCTCTGCTCGCTCCACGTACGGCATGGCCTGGCCGGCCATGATTCACGACGGGCGAGATATATACATGGCCAGTTCGAATATTCCTTGATGGCAGTCTCACTATGTGCACGGCTCCACGTACGCTCCACATCTATTTAAGCCGTACCTTCTTCGCCCCCACAGCACACACTTCAACTTTTAAGGCCTCGGAGAATTCGTCTTTGGGTCACATTGTCACCGGAAAGTCTAGGATTGGGGCTTCACTACGAAATAAATTGACATTGTAGAAATAGTTGTAGAGCGAAAACAAAATAGACAAACGAAGGGTTTAGATGATTCATTAGTTTCATTATTACAATGTGAAAGATCCGGTTATATACATGATGAAGAGGCGTATTGAAAAGACATCTCTTTTCCAACGGATGCTTTCTGAAAGACATCCTTTACATACAAGCTatcacattttttatttttcagcaGGAATATTCATcaatttatatatttttaaaacggAGGCAAAATCTTTTCCTTATCTCATTgataaagaagaaaagaattgtTCCGTTAGGACAATCAGACGAAAACCGTTAGAACACGTCCACACATGACACATAGGGCGACCTGACAACCCGTATAAGAACGCACACACGTCGTCGAGGAGAGAACACCGTTGAGGCTGTAATCCGGTGTCATCCCGTCACACCTATCCAAGGGCGACTCCGACTCCACCATCGATGACCATCAATATAGCCCTCACCGCAAGCGAACTCCGACACCCAAGTCGGCCACTGTCAAATAGTCAACCGCACGCGCCAACTACGAGGCAGCTTTGACTCTGTCGACGAGCATTGTAGGAGAAAAGCACTGAGTCTAAGCAGAGCTAGCGCCACAACCGATCGCCCGCCTCGCGAGCAGCTCCGACACCAGGAAGACAAAGTGAGTCCCAGCAACCCCTCAAACACGTTGGATGAAACCGACTCCCAAGACTCAACAGCATACCTACTCCGCCCAAAGCCGCCATCGTAACCACACATGAAGTCGCGCAGACCACATCGCTAGTCGGGCACCTGTCGACCCCATGTCGTGTGTCCAGCTCCGAAAAAGCACAGAATTAAGAGGCCAGTGACCTTTAAGGCAACGCCTCCAACGAGGTAGAGCGATATGGAAGAACGATGCCGTCATTCGACTCACTTGGGATATCAATATGTGCATGTTTAGCCGTTAAATTCCATGTGCTACTAGTATATTAATCTGagtgcatctagtatattaatcTAGTGCATGAGTAGCCGTCACATGGAAATTATTGCCGTCGCGAGCTCGGTCACGATTGAGATTTGAATTTGAGAGTAACGCACGCAGTCACTCCAAGATCACGGACGGCATCGACACGGCCTTGTAGGCTGGCAGCGCTCGTTGCCCAGGACGCATGCAGATCGCTTTCCTAGAGCGACCCCTCTATCGTCGTACCTGCATGTATGTCCTGATCGGACAAGATCGACGCCCATGAGTCTCGACTCTCGACTCTCGACTCGATCGTGTGCCCAAAGTCTCTCGCGCGCACTAGCCAACTAGCCACCCAGTTCACAACCATTTCTTCCTTCCGGTGCGTGCCGTCGTTTTCGGTTGGTTATTCTCTTGAGTCTTGATGGTGCTCCCCACGTCCCCGTGCCCGTGCCCGTGCCATGCCGCTCGCTCTGCTTAAATCACCGCGCACCCACCGTCCTCTCCAATCCCAACTGCCTTATCCATCGGTGATCCGCAGGCCAGGCTATCCTTCCATCTACCTCCACCGTCGATCATGGCCGCCGCGCCGCAGCTGCTCCCGACACTCTTCCCTGCCGTGGCCGCCGTCCTCACCCTGTTGCTGGCCTCGGCGCCTCCCACGCGCGCTCATGGCTCTTACCGTTGCGGCTGGTGCCCGCGCCGCTCCACCGCGTCCATCCTCCCTCCCGACGTCGGAGTCCTCACCGGCGCCGCGTGCGGGTATGGTGGTCCGACGGCGGCGGCCGCCGACGGGGGCTTCCACATTGCCGCCGTCAGCGCTGGCTTCTTTAACAAAGGTCGGGCCTGCGGCGCATGCTACCAGCTCAGGTGCCGGGGACGGAGCCCGTGCTCGGAGGGCGGCGTCaaggtcgtcgtcgtcgccgacgCGGCGGAGACGAACGTGACAAGAAGAGCAGGCCGTTTCCTGCTCACCAAGGACGCCTTCGCCGCCATGACCACGCCAGCGGCGAGCACGGACGCGGCCGTCGACGTGGACTTCAGGAGGATACCCTGCGCgtacaagagcaagaacctggcgGTTAAAGTAGAGGAGACGAGCAGCAGGGAGAGGGGCCACCTCGCCCTCCGCTTCCTCTACCAGGGCGGCCAGACCGACATCGCCGCCGTCGAGCTCGCCCAGGCGGTCAACAACACTGCCAGTGGCACTAGCAACGAGGCCGCGCCGTCGCAGACGTCGTGGCAGTACATGACCCGGCGCGAGGTGTCCCCGTCGGTGTGGCGCACGCCGCGGGTGCCGGTCGGTCCACTGCGGCTCCGGCTCGTGGTCACCGCGGGCTCCGGCGGCAAGTGGCTGCGCACCGACGGCGTGGTGCTCCCCGCCGAGTGGCAGCCCGGCGCGGTCTACGACACCGGCCTGCGCATCACCGACGTCGCCGCAAACACCTGCGGGGGCGCCTCCTGCTCCGCCATGcacgagggcgacgacgacgagcaaCTCAGATGACACGCTCCCCTTGCATGCATCCAGGGATGAACCAGTGACCGGTCGATGGTCCATGGGAGCCAACCTGCACGACCACGGCGACGCCACGCACGCACCGGGCGGCCGCCGGAATGTCGATTGACGCCATTGCTGCATGTACACTGTACAAACAGAGACGtagtacatgcatgcatgtgtgcGCATGGtcgacgacgagctcttcggttaGGACAAGACCGCCATGTCCCGCTCTAAACAGAGGAGGTTGGCGCGTAGCTTCACGTGTGGAGGGAAGGGAAGGGACTAATGCAGAGAAGAACTGTTTGGGTCTTGGAATTACATGACAGAGTTGCCGTTTTCGCTGCTCGTCGTCTTCCTCTTTGGCACAGTATGAGAGCATTATTGCTGATTTATCAATTACCGACTAAGGCTTTCATGAGTGACAGGACTTTTTAAGTCCCAACTTTTAAGTCCCGAGTCTTTAGCTGATTGTTTAGAGGGACTTATAAATCCATGTTATCATTAATAATAAAACACTTGTTCACATAACTTTTGTTGATACAAACGAATTACAAAATAGTGACAACCGAAATAACACTTGTTCATACAAACAAATTAACATTTGTTCATAAGAACCAAAATAAGAGAGAGTACATAACAACTGAGATAACAGAAATTACATAAGCGAAGAACACTTGTTCATATCATTGTTCTTTCAAGGACCACAACCCATCAGCGACCCAAGCTCTGAATTGATTCATAGCAGCATTGTCCATCTCATTTGTTGAATCATTTGTTGTAGTCATTGGCATAGACAATGGTACATAATTTTCATCTTGATCACACAAGTCGAAATCTATATCGACGAGTTGACTTTGTCTAATAAAATTGTGCAGTGCAATGCAAGCCACAATGATTTTGCTTTGTTTCTGTTGTGGATAACTAGGCAAGTGAAACAAAATCCTCCACTTGTTCTTCAAGACTCCAAAACACCTCTCGATGACATTTCTAAGTGAAGAATGGGTGAAATTGAAGTGCTCCTTTTTTCCTCTAGGCATTGTGCCATCACGGTACTCCTGGAAATGATAGGTACTCCTGGAAACGACCAGGTCCAACCGGAGGAAGACCATGACCGGCCGACTGGTCGAAGAGGAGTTGCTGGTACGAGCCCAACTCCGGAAAGACGTCGACGTTGCTGTTGAGATCCAAGAAACCCATTCCCCTTCCGAGATTTCCGTCGGCGAATGAGCCTTGGGTTGCCTGTTGATGTGAGGGGAACTGAGAAAAGAAGGGGATCCGGTCCTCCTCATcatcggccatggcggcggcgattgGAGCGAGGCGGGGAACGAGCGAGGCGAGGAGGCGGGGATCGAGCGAGGCGGGGTAGGTGCGGGGCGATGCGGGGTAGGTGCGGGCCGATCGATAAGTCCCAATAAGTTCCTTCCTGAGAGTCTTTTTTGATAAGTCCCAAATGACCACTATAAGTTCCTATAAGTCCCTACTGTTTGGTTTAGatgggacttatagggacttttttaagtccctaaaccaataagtccctgaaaacaaacACCCTCTAAGTCTAACACTAAGACTAAGACCAATATTAAATATATTATATTTATGTTGTGTCGTTTTTATTTTACATTTTGTCATGAGAAATTAACGGCGAGATATGAAAAAGCAGCAAGCAAGTTGGGCATGCGGCCGGAGTAAACACGGCGGGCGGATGCATGCGTGCAGCTCGCTTTCGTACAACGACATGCAGCTCAGTCACCATCTTTGAGGGGAGCAACCACAATAACCCAATCTTACGACGTGTTTGGTAGTCTGCATGGAGGGTGCATGAAGgtaaaagttttttcttcaaCCCACTTTTGGGTGTTTGGCAGAGTGTATGGGCTCTTCTCAGCATAGTCCAACTGATGTAAAAAAGGCCCTCAGCTATGCTAAGGAGAGCTCGTCCATACAGACGAGTTGGGCTCACCTATGATGGGTTCGACCCACACGAAATCTTTTCCCGGCCCACTTTAGATCGAACGACCTCTCCTCCTATACTGTTTCCTCGCTCGGCCACCAAAAGTAGGAAAACAAGGTAACACCATGTCTCATCTACATTTTTTATATCACACTAGCATAATGCCCGTGCATTGCTACCAAGCTATAAAAAACAAGGAATTACCACCTGATTTAGGAGATCGTCATAAGATGATGGTGTACTGCGGTTGTTGCATGGTTTACGAAAGAAAGCACGAATATAACAAAATACCTCCAGCCCGCACCACCTTCCGTCCGCTCGTCGCATCACCATCACACCACTGTCGCCGGCCCATGGCGGAgcgctgaaaggacgtggatgtcgcctagaggggggtgaataggcgctttaaaataattaaggtttaggcttgaacaaatgcggaataaaactaacgtttaatatgtcaagcacaaaacctacaaacaactaggctcacctatgtgcaccaacaacttatgctaagcaagataaacaactaagtgatagcaagatatattacaataaataatatgtctatcacaaagtaaagtgcataagtaaagggttcgggtaagagataaccgaggcacggggagacgatgatgtatcccgaagttcacacccttgcggatgctaatctccgttagagcggtgtggaggcacaatgctccccaagatgccactaaggccaccgtaatctcctcacgccctcgcacaatgcaagatgccgtgattccactatgggacccttgaggacggtcaccgaacccgtacaaatggcaaaccttggggcggtcaccgaacccgtacacgtggcaacccttgggggcggttaccgatacccgtacaaattgctcggggcaatctccacaacctaattggagaccccgacgcttgcccggagcttcacaccacaatgattgagctccgagactccaccaagcttctaggacgccaaagcatccacgaagaacaatatctagggtactaagtaccaaaggtaataagcttctcaaccttcacttccacgtatcgccgtggagaactcaaactgatgcgaccaatgcaatggcaagaacacacgaagtggttaagtccctcacactcaaatccctccacaacaacgaaagctatggagaaatatgagagaaagaacaaggagctcacaaagaactccaagatcaagatccaaggggttcccctcacatagaggagaaagtgattggtggagatgtggatctagatctcctctctcttttccctcaagaacaagcaagaatcattggagggattgagagtaagcaagctctaagaatgtcaacaatgaaggtagaacaagagctcaatggatagataaggccaagggggaagaagaccccctttatatagtgggggaaggaatcagaccgttacccccacttacagcccgagcccagcggtactaccgctgaccaggggcggtactaccgctggcactccagcggtactaccgctgaccaggggcggtactaccgccagctagcggtactaccgctggctgcagcggtactaccgctggcactccagtggtactaccgctgggcccctggtagtgcaaaggcactaccaccgccagaaagtcttcgcaaaaaggtccgacgcagtacaaccgcaaagatgacggtactaaaaacttggagcggtactaccgctggccaggggcggtactaccgccagctctagcggtactaccgctagggccagcggtactaccgccaactctagcggtactaccgctcgccactgaaacagccataactttcgcatacgagctccgaatcgagcaaacccaagcttgttggattcaggacgacaagacctATCCAAacagcagatatgaaaatgccaatgatatagagatgtgagtcatctatgaaggaagaaccggcaaaaactcgaacatcgaaaacatcatagtagatgcatatggactccgttttcgatgaactcgagcttgtcacgaagatgaccataagctctaaaactcacaaagagaaacaccaaacaagaaccaagaagtatgatgcaaggatgcaaatggtttgagctctcaacgaacgatacgatcaagctactcacttgagagccccccttaatAGTACAACAATATATCCTAaacggaaaacctatcaagggcaaacctataccttgcacctcgtcctcttgagctagatgatgatgatcttggcttcctcaagatgaaccatctttcttgattgcgttggtttgatgaagactagttgattgctcccccatactcactatgggtgagccactcttgagcatatcttcacaagtccattgccaccacaatggacggcaagcttcaagcatgatatcttcgtactgatccacttgaacttgcacatcgcaatcttgatgacaatcacaacttgacgttatacttcatgggttgtatgagatcttctctttgacgcaaacccatgaaaacacacctaacccccacatagaactatcacgaagaccatggattagtacacaaacacgtaatggacaatgcttaccataccatgggatcacttgatccctctcggtacatcttgtacgctttgtatgttgatcatcttgatttactctctgt harbors:
- the LOC123413059 gene encoding expansin-like A4, whose product is MARLLLALVLAVAAAISHSLPARASAAPSPSYRCGWCTGRSTAYLLRPDAGVITGAACGYGDRAELAADEGFHIAAVSAGFFRGGRACGACYQLRCRDRRACSDAGAKVVVVADVREVNRTAAGSVGGGQFVLSKDAFAALTTAGHSGQLGSLVDTAVDVDFRRIPCAYKSKNLAVRVEEMSNRDKGHLALRFLYQGGQTDIVAVEVAKAAAPDAAQSAAAPSPTNWKYMTRREGSSGVWRTSRAPAGPLQLRLVVTAGSGGKWLRADRAVLPAEMQPGAVYDTGLRVTDVAARTCSCASASGNDDEED
- the LOC123409745 gene encoding expansin-like A4 — protein: MAAAPQLLPTLFPAVAAVLTLLLASAPPTRAHGSYRCGWCPRRSTASILPPDVGVLTGAACGYGGPTAAAADGGFHIAAVSAGFFNKGRACGACYQLRCRGRSPCSEGGVKVVVVADAAETNVTRRAGRFLLTKDAFAAMTTPAASTDAAVDVDFRRIPCAYKSKNLAVKVEETSSRERGHLALRFLYQGGQTDIAAVELAQAVNNTASGTSNEAAPSQTSWQYMTRREVSPSVWRTPRVPVGPLRLRLVVTAGSGGKWLRTDGVVLPAEWQPGAVYDTGLRITDVAANTCGGASCSAMHEGDDDEQLR